In the genome of Zobellia nedashkovskayae, the window ACTGTGGTATAAATTACGAGCATGCACAGTAGGCCTGGCAAAATCAGAACGTATGGCATCTAGCAATACTTCATTCCACTGTCTGGCAACAGATTGTTGCGCATTGGCTGTACATACAGCAAAGACAAGAAGTAATAGCAGTAGTTTTTTCATTGGTTGGTCTGTACGTAAAATGCTTCTCGGTAATCTAAGCTAAACGGCGTACTCAATAGTGTCGGCAACATCAAAATAGTCTACATTTTCTTTGGTAACTATATTTATGGCTGAATTGTATTTAGGTTTTGGCGTTTTGTTTAGAAGTAGATACTCTGTGAGTATTTTAAGTCCCATATACCCTTGCTCAAAAGGGTTTTGATCTATGGCAAAATCAATAGATCCTTTTCTAATATATTCAAGATTATCTATATGGGTGTCATAACCAATAGCGCGTATATTGTTGAGACCTCTGCTTTCAAGAAATTTAGCAATCATGAAAATAGCACTAGACGGCACGAAAATACCGGAAATCTGTTTATTGCTTTCCAATTCTTTGGTAAGTGCTTTTTCAATCATTTCCGTATCAAAATCGTCAATGATTATTTTTTTAATCTGCTTATCACTGTTATGGTCGGAAAAGTAATCTAAAAATCCCTTCATTCTAGTCTCTATTGCCAAATGCCTACCCACATTTTTTTGCGAGGTCAATATGGCTACAGATTCTTCGGGTTTGGTAATCAGGTTTATCATTTTGCCACACAAGTAACCACTTTGTAGTGCATTTTGACCAATGTAAGTCAGTTTATCGGGAGTATCTAAATCAATATTTATAAACACACAGGGTATTTCCTTTTCTTTTAATTTCTCTACGAATGCCAATGAAGTATTGTAAAAGAAGGGGGCGAAAACAATTCCGTTGGGTTTCAAATCTAGAATTTTATCTAGCGCCTGTTCGTACGATTTTAAATCGTATTGATCAAAGAAAAACTTGTGTGTTTCCACACCATATTTTTGTATTTCCTTAGCGGCCGATTTCATCCCTAAATGTGGTCCATGCCAAAAGTGATTTTTAGATATGACCGATGGTATTAGCGTAGCAATTCTATACTTCTTTTTGAAAGCCAAAGTGCTGGCAAGTATATTTCTTTCAAAATCGTACTTATCTAGTAATTTCTGAACTTTTTCCCTAGTCTTAGGAGATACTCCAGGACGCTTATGAATTACCCTGTCTACTGTACCTGTAGAAACCTTGGCTTCTTCGGCAATATCTTTAATCGTTTTCAATAAAGTAGTTTATAGTGTAGTAATCGACTTCAATTTAACCAGTCTTAATTTGTTATAGTCGAATTATTTGTATGTCAAATATAGGAAAAATTCTAATCTTAGAAAAGCACCGTAGCTTGCTTTGTGTTCGCACACGATTTTGTACTGTTCTGGTAATCAATCATGCTATAATAGAGGAAGCTGAAGGTAATTACTATAATATTCAGTCTATAAGATTTTGATTCACCTTATTTAGTTTTTGAATTTCATTTGATATGCGATTTAAACGCTTTTGTATTTTTGATTTCTCTGTGGTTTCTGATATTGGAATACTGTTCAATTTCAATTTGGTTTTAACGAGTTTGATATTGAATTCACGAACAGCTTCAAATTTCCTTGAGGGATATTTTGGGAAGTTACTTTCAAAAGTCTTTCGTAACTCTGTAATCTGCTTATTCAATTGTTTGAGATAGGTTTTCATTATACTTTTTTCAGGTTTCAATGTTTTGGGGGTTGTTGAGATATTCATCGTTTTTTTTATAAAATTATGTAGCCTATGAAAATAGGAAGTTCGCTATTGGTTCAAATTTTAGCTCAAACAAAACCATTCATTACCCTGCTAATGCATTTGGATTAAACTAAATAGGGATGACATTAATAGCGTTCTACGTGAGGTATTATTTTTATAGAGCAATACACACTTTTAACAATAAACCTATAATCTATTTTGTTATGCTTATAAATTTTTTACACGATGGAGTGGAGGTAATATCACATCCGGCACATGGCCTGTTGGCTGGTAAAATAGCTGATAAAATAAGACATAAACTCTTTGTTGATCATTGGTTAGAAACTATGACTGCTATAATTGAGCATGATGATGAACAGATATCGCATAAAGCTAAAAAGAGTATTTCTAAAATAGGAATGCCAATGGATTTTGCCATAAACACCACCCCAATAGCCAAATCGTTTGAGCATGCTAAAGCGGTTTTTGAAAAGGTGAATAAAAAATCTAGTTGGTCTGCTTTAATTCTGTCCCACCACCTTCAATTTTTGTATGAAGACACCGCTAAGGATCATGCTGAATTTAATATTTTCTTAAATGATTTAAAAAGTTTTAGAGCGACGGTTTGCGAGCGGTACAAAGTAAAGCCTGATAAGATCGCGGAACTCTATAAAATTATGATTTTTGCTGATAGATTATCTCTTATTTTATGTCAAGACCAAGTACCGCAGTTGGGTAGGGAACTAGAGATAAATACATCTATAGACAACAAAAAGTATTTTATATATGAATCTGCTAAAGGAAATCTAATTGTAAAACCTTGGCCTTTTAAAGAGAGTTCCTTTGACTTATCCTTGGAATCCCGTTTGCTATCGGAAATTAAATTTAAGGATGAAGATGAGTTTGATGCATTTCTGGCTAAAGCACCTATTAAAATAAAATCTTGGACATTTTCTCGCGAATAGCTAATGGAATTAAATCTAAAAAGAAATAATCCCGACAAAAGAATTTGTCGGGATTAATTAATAAAATTATTATTGTTTATTACTCAGCGTCTGGAGGTAACACGTTTTCATTCTTAATATTCCCTTCCGGAATTTTATCTAAAAACTCATACAGTTCTGTGTTGGCACTAGGACCGTACCCTGTAAGTAGAGTTCCTTTACCACCATCAGCCGTTTCAATAACATAGAGCAAGGACATGTCAGAGGGATTACTCATTCCTTCATACCTATGCTCTTTAACAATAGTTATCTCTTTGGGGGTATAATTCGTATCTGTTTTTGTACTCCGTAATTGGTTATTGATAAACCTATAGGAATCTGTATACCCTAAGTTTTCATAACTTTTAATATAATCCGTCTCGTGTTTTGCATATTGATTATTCATAATTTATATCTTTTAAGTATTAATTTTAAGCGGGTATTTTTTCCGCTTTCTCTCTTCTGTTCCAATTACGGTGTTTTGCTATGGCTGCAATAAAATCTTCTGGCGTACCATTAATAAATAGGGCTTCATCATTATCAAAATCTTGTATTTCACTTTTATTCAATAGCTCTTTTCCTTCATTGGCAACGGCTATTGCTTTGCAATGTTTATAAGCTTCGTTTACGAACTTTATAAATTTAGATTGTGATACTAGTGCATCTATGGATTTTTTCCCTCCTGGAATAAATACGGCATCAAAGAGTACGCTTTCTGTGGTCATGATGGCGGCATCTACTTTATGTTCCATATTATCGTCACAAATAATAGTGCCTCCATGGGGTGCTACCAATTTAATGACAGCTCCCTTCTTTTCTAGGGCATCGGTCATTTTCATTACATCGGGCATGTGGAAACCATTAGCCACCAATATCGCAATTTGACGTGTTTCTATAGTGTTGAAATGCATATTTGCTTGACTCAGTTTGGGTGACTTCTCCAAATATATTTTTTTCTCTCCCGGTTGTTGCTCTTCCACATTTGCATCTGCACCAATTGCTTGATTAATGGGTTCTTGAACTGATGATGGTACTTTTAATCCTATGTTCTTGGCTACCTTATTTGCAAGGTTTTCGTCTATTTGAGCAATGAGGTACAACATTCTTTCTTTAATAGGTTTAATTTCGCATTTACCCAGCTCAAAGGAATAAGCATTTATTATATGTTCTTTTTCCCAATCTGAAAGACTCCTGTAAAATAGAGCTGGCTGAGAAAAATGGTCATTAAAACTTTCGCTTCTCGTTCTTATTTTTTTTGCATCTATACGTTCTTGATATGACTCAAATCCTCCTTCGGCAACGGTGGAAAGATAGGGGCAGCCGCCACCTATGGAATTGGGGAAATAAGCAGTTCTTCCTTTTGGGATTTCTGTCTGCATATGCCCGTCTCGTTGGTTGTTTTGAGCTTCTGCAACGGGTCTATTTATTGGTATTTGATGAAAATTGTGCGATCCAAGGCGGGAAAGCTGTGTATCGCGATAAGAGAACAATCTACCCTGTAATAAAGGATCGTTCGTGAAGTCTATTCCCGGTACAATACTACCAGGCATAAAGGCCACTTGCTCCGTTTCTGCAAAGAAATTTTCAGGATTCCGATTCAGAACCATTTTCCCTATTATTTTTACGGGTACCATTTCTTCTGGAATAAGCTTAGTGGGATCTAAAAGGTCAAAATCGTATTTATGTTCGTCTTCTTCGGGTACGATTTGTAGACCGAGTTCCCATTCCGGAAAGTGTCCAGCTTCAATGGCGTTCCATAAATCTCTACGATGAAAATCGGAATCAGCACCACTAATTTTAACTGCTTCATCCCAAGTTACGGAGTGCACTCCTAATTTAGGTTTCCAGTGAAACTTTACAAAATGTGCCTTTCCTTCCTTGTTTATAAGACGAAAAGTATGAATCCCAAAACCTTCCATCATACGGAAGCTACGAGGTATGGCACGGTCGCTCATTACCCAAATATGATTATGTAACGTTTCTGGTGTAAGGGAAACAAAATCATAAAACGTGTCATGGGCCGATGCTGCTTGAGGTATTTCTTGATGTGGTTCAGGCTTTACCGAATGTATAAGGTCTGGAAATTTCATGGCATCTTGTATGAAGAATATGGGCATGTTGTTACCTACTAAATCCCATGTTCCTTCATCGGTATAAAACTTTACGGCAAAACCCCTAACATCTCGTGCCAAATCTGTGGACCCCTTAGATCCTGCAACGGTAGAGAAACGGACAAACACAGGAGTTTTACGGGAGGTATCTGTGAATATACCTGCCTTGGAATATTCTTCAATGCTCTCATAAAGCTCAAAATAGCCATGGGCTCCACTTCCCCGAGCATGAACTATTCGCTCTGGAATACGCTCATGGTCAAAATTGTGTATTTTTTCTCGTAGTAGAAAATCTTCTAACAAAGTGGCGCCACGTTCACCGGACTTTAAAGAGTTGTTGGTATCGTTTACTTTGAGTCCTTGTCTTGTAGTTAAGGGCTTTTTCTGATAGTCTACCTCATAATTTTGAAGTTGTTTGTCTTTGGAGGTAATTTCTTTTTTAGATGTTTTCTTAGATTCCATATAGAGTTCATTTATTAGTAAATAATATTTGGGGAATAATTTTAATAAGATGTAGTTATCTTTAACAATATACTTGGCAAGAAAGCCATATTTGACCCTTAGTTTTCACTAAGCGACCTAATCTGAACAAGAGCTAATAAGCTGGTTTCTATTTTAATAGACTGCTCCGTAAGGATTGCAGTAAGCTCATCCGGTAGATTCATTTGCAACATAAATCGGCAAATTTCTAGGGCTTTTCTATCTAATACATCTATGTTCAGGTTTAAACCAATCTGCATATGTAAATAATCCTTACCATAAAGTTGGTTGTGCCAATTGTACAAATCAGATAATGTTGTTTTCTGATTTTGTTTTAGTGCTACATGCCAAACGTTTAAAATAAAATTTGAGCGTTCAATAGCGCATTGTTCCATGAATATTCGCATTAACGGGGCCTTCGTATTAATGGCACCTTCTACGTAACGTAATTCACTAATTACAATTACTTTCAGAAGTTGTTCTAAACATTCCATAACTATTAATGTATTATTATGATACCTTAAAATTATTGGACTGTTTAAAAATGTTTTGGCTGTAAAAAAATCTTTATTAGTGCAATTACAAATTTGCATTAAAATAAAACCAGTGATATTTCAAGGTTGCACGAGTCTATTTATTTGCGTCAATTTTTAGAGGAACTGAGTTATTCTATCCCTACTTGCCTTTATAATTTAGTGGTATTATAGGAGGGATATTAGAAATATTCATTTGATTATCAGGATTTAATCTTCCTTCTGCGAAACTTAGTAACTTTAAAATATTTAACTATGTCAGAAACAGCAACAATTGAAAAAGGAAAAGAAAATTTAGATAGACCGGGTCTTCAGGCCAATATGAAAACTCAGCCAGAAACTATTAAAGCTACCTACAGAGGGAGTAATAAGTTAAAAGGCAAAATAGCGGTGATCACTGGAGGGGATAGTGGAATAGGACGTGCAGTGGCTGTACACTATGCCAGAGAAGGAGCCAAGGTAGCTATTGTCTATTTAAATGAAACCGAAGATGCAGAAGAAACAAAACGCATGGTAGAAAACGAGGGGTCACAATGTCTAAACTTGGCGGGAGATCTTAAAGATTATGATTTTTGTAATCATCTGGTAGAGCAGGTAATGAATACTTATGGTAGTATAGATATTCTGGTAAATAATGCAGCTACTCAATACACTCAAAAAGACTTTACAGATATTTCTATTGAACAGCTAAAGGAAACTTTTAATACTAATATTCTTGCCATGATTTACCTTACCCAACAGGTATTTCCACATTTAAAGGAAGGCTCCAGAATTATAAATACTACATCAATAACAGGTTACAGAGGGCATAAGGAGTTAGTAGATTATTCTTCTACTAAAGGGGCAATTACTTCTTTTACACGAGCCTTATCGTCTCAATTGGCACCCAAAAAGATTTTGGTAAACGGTGTTGCTCCAGGTCCTATATGGACCCCTTTAATTCCTTCAACTATGGATAATATAGAAGATTTTGGAGAAGATACGCCTTTGGGAAGGTGCGGACAACCCTCTGAAGTTGCACCGGCCTATGTGTATCTAGCATCTGAAGATAGCACCTATATGACAGGGCAAATATTACACATTAACGGTGGTGAAGTAATAGGCGGATAGCACAGAACGTATTTAGTTTTGAAAGGGTGTTCCAAAGTGTTGCGAATGCCCTTTTCTATTTTAGATACTAGGGAACACGTACATTTTGCGTTTGTGTTAAAGTTATTATCGATGTAATCGATCGCAAAAGGGTTCTGCTAGTATTTTAGTATAAATTCTAATATTCAATATCATGAAAACACAAGCATATTTAGCCTTTGACGGAAATTGTCAAGAAGCACTGAACTTTTACG includes:
- a CDS encoding catalase; translated protein: MESKKTSKKEITSKDKQLQNYEVDYQKKPLTTRQGLKVNDTNNSLKSGERGATLLEDFLLREKIHNFDHERIPERIVHARGSGAHGYFELYESIEEYSKAGIFTDTSRKTPVFVRFSTVAGSKGSTDLARDVRGFAVKFYTDEGTWDLVGNNMPIFFIQDAMKFPDLIHSVKPEPHQEIPQAASAHDTFYDFVSLTPETLHNHIWVMSDRAIPRSFRMMEGFGIHTFRLINKEGKAHFVKFHWKPKLGVHSVTWDEAVKISGADSDFHRRDLWNAIEAGHFPEWELGLQIVPEEDEHKYDFDLLDPTKLIPEEMVPVKIIGKMVLNRNPENFFAETEQVAFMPGSIVPGIDFTNDPLLQGRLFSYRDTQLSRLGSHNFHQIPINRPVAEAQNNQRDGHMQTEIPKGRTAYFPNSIGGGCPYLSTVAEGGFESYQERIDAKKIRTRSESFNDHFSQPALFYRSLSDWEKEHIINAYSFELGKCEIKPIKERMLYLIAQIDENLANKVAKNIGLKVPSSVQEPINQAIGADANVEEQQPGEKKIYLEKSPKLSQANMHFNTIETRQIAILVANGFHMPDVMKMTDALEKKGAVIKLVAPHGGTIICDDNMEHKVDAAIMTTESVLFDAVFIPGGKKSIDALVSQSKFIKFVNEAYKHCKAIAVANEGKELLNKSEIQDFDNDEALFINGTPEDFIAAIAKHRNWNRREKAEKIPA
- a CDS encoding DUF3891 family protein produces the protein MLINFLHDGVEVISHPAHGLLAGKIADKIRHKLFVDHWLETMTAIIEHDDEQISHKAKKSISKIGMPMDFAINTTPIAKSFEHAKAVFEKVNKKSSWSALILSHHLQFLYEDTAKDHAEFNIFLNDLKSFRATVCERYKVKPDKIAELYKIMIFADRLSLILCQDQVPQLGRELEINTSIDNKKYFIYESAKGNLIVKPWPFKESSFDLSLESRLLSEIKFKDEDEFDAFLAKAPIKIKSWTFSRE
- a CDS encoding SDR family oxidoreductase; its protein translation is MSETATIEKGKENLDRPGLQANMKTQPETIKATYRGSNKLKGKIAVITGGDSGIGRAVAVHYAREGAKVAIVYLNETEDAEETKRMVENEGSQCLNLAGDLKDYDFCNHLVEQVMNTYGSIDILVNNAATQYTQKDFTDISIEQLKETFNTNILAMIYLTQQVFPHLKEGSRIINTTSITGYRGHKELVDYSSTKGAITSFTRALSSQLAPKKILVNGVAPGPIWTPLIPSTMDNIEDFGEDTPLGRCGQPSEVAPAYVYLASEDSTYMTGQILHINGGEVIGG
- a CDS encoding substrate-binding domain-containing protein, which gives rise to MKTIKDIAEEAKVSTGTVDRVIHKRPGVSPKTREKVQKLLDKYDFERNILASTLAFKKKYRIATLIPSVISKNHFWHGPHLGMKSAAKEIQKYGVETHKFFFDQYDLKSYEQALDKILDLKPNGIVFAPFFYNTSLAFVEKLKEKEIPCVFINIDLDTPDKLTYIGQNALQSGYLCGKMINLITKPEESVAILTSQKNVGRHLAIETRMKGFLDYFSDHNSDKQIKKIIIDDFDTEMIEKALTKELESNKQISGIFVPSSAIFMIAKFLESRGLNNIRAIGYDTHIDNLEYIRKGSIDFAIDQNPFEQGYMGLKILTEYLLLNKTPKPKYNSAINIVTKENVDYFDVADTIEYAV